ctttctggaaatccaagtacactatgtccactggatcccccttgtccacatgtttgttgaccccttcaaagaattctaatagattagtaagacacgatttccctttacagaaaccatgttgattattgctcaacagtttatgtttttctatgtgtttgacaattttattcttaactactgtttcgactaatttgcccggtaccgacgttagacttgccggtctgtaattgccgggatcacctctagagccctttttaaatattggcgttacattagctaacttccagtcactgggtaccgatgccgatttaaaggacaggttacaaaccttagttaatagttccgcaacttcacatttgagttctttcagaactcttgggtgaatgccatctggttcaggtgacttgttaatgttgagtttatcaattaattccaaaacctcctctagtacACTTCAATCtgtaacagttcctcagatttgtcacctacaaaagccagctcaggtttgggaatctccctaacatcctcagccgtgaagactgaatcaaagaatccatttagtttctccgcaatgactttatcgtctttaagcgctccttttgtattttgatcgtcaaggggccccactggttgtttagcaggcttcctgcttctgatgtacttaaaaaacattttgttattacctttggagtttttggctagccgttcttcaaactcctctttggcttttcttattacactcttgcacttaagttggcagtgtttgtgctcctttctatttgcctcactaggatttgacttccactttttaaaggaagtctttttatctctcactgcttcttttacatggttgttaagccacggtggctcttttttagttcttttactgtttttcttaatttggggtatacattgaagttgggcctctattatggtgtctttaaaaagggcccatgcaacttgcagggatttcactttagtcactgtaccttttaacttttgtctaactaaccccctcatttttgtatagttcccccttttgaaattaaatgccacagtgttgggcagttgaggtgttcttcccaccacagggatgttgaatgctattgtagtatggtcactatttccaagcggtcctgctatagttacctcttggaccagctcctgcgctccactcaggattaaatctagagttgcctctccccctTGTGGGTTTCCGtaacagctgctccatgaagcagtcatttaaagtatcgagaaattttatctctgcatttcgtcctgaagtgaaatgttcccagtcaatatggggataattgaaatcccccactattattgggttcttaattttgatagcctctctaatttcccttagcatttcatcatccctattactgtcctggtcaggtggtcgataatagatccctaatgttatatttttactagagcatgaaatttctatccatagagattctatggaacatgtggattcgcttaagatttttacttcatttgaatctacactttctttcacatataatgccactcctccccctgcacgacctcttctgtccttccaatatattttgtaccccggaatgactgtgtcccattgattgctctcagtccaccaggtttctgtgatgcctattatatcaatatcctcctttatcacaaggcactctagttcacccatcttattatttagacttctggcatttgtgtacaagcactttaaaaacttgtccctgtttattagcctgcctttttctgatgtgccagattcttttttatgtgactgtttatcatctgatccagcccttacattatactctcagtcctctgctcctgactataacctggagattctctatcatcagactctcccctaagagaagtctgtgtccgatccacacgctcctctgcagcagtcggctttcccccatctcctagtttaaaaactgctctacaacctttttaatgtttagttccagcagtctggttccactttggtttaggtggagcccatctctcctgtataggctcctcccatcccagaagtttccccagttcctaatgaacgtgaacccctcctctctacaccatcgtctcatccacgcattgagactctgaagctctgcctgcctacctggccctgtgcgtggaactggaagcatttctgagaatgccaccatagaggtcctggatttcagtctcttccctagcagcctaaatttggcttccaggacatctctcctacccttccctatgtcactggtacctcatgtaccatgaccactggctcctccccagcactacacataagtctgtctagatcatagaatcatagaatctcagggttggaagggacctcaggaggtcatctagtccaaccccctgctcaaagcaggtccaaacccaactaaatcatcccagccagggctttgtcaagcctgaccttaaaaacctctaaggaaggagattccaccacctccccaggtaatccattccagttcttcaccaccctactagtgaaaaagtttttcctaatgtccaacctaaacctcccctctgcaacttgagaccattactccttgttctgtcatcttctaccactgagaacagtctagatccatcctctttggaaccccctttcaggtagttgaaagcagctatcaaatcccccctcattcttctcttctgcaggctaaacaatctcagttccctcagcctctcctcataagtcatgtgctccagccccctaatcatttttgttgccctccgctggactctctccaatttatccacatccttcttgtagtgtggggcccaaaactggacacagtactccaaatgaggccttaccagtgctgaatagaggggaatgatcacgaccctcgatctgctggaaatgcccctacttatacagcccaaaatgccattagccttcttggcaacaggggcacactgttgactcatattcagcttttcgtccaccgtaacccctaggtccttttctgcagaactgcccagccatttggtccctagtctgtagcagtgcatgggattcttccgtcctaagtgcaggactctgcacttgtccttgttgaacctcatcatatttcttttggcccaatcctctaatttgtctaggtccctctgtatcctatccctaccctccagcgtatcaaccactcctcccagtttagtgtcatctgcaaacttgctaagggtgcagtccacaccatcctccagatcgttaatgaagatattgaacaaaaccggcccctgcaccgacccttggggcactcaaGGTCCTGGGCTCTGGTCCTGTATGCAGCTCATCTGGGCACatgggctggagggaaggagaaagcccctcccccacggtgagggattcctccagcacaggggcctcttgtgcctcctccccagcagctgcaggcacaaggcatgttcctgagagggctgggaatggggtggggatggTGAGGgcaggtggaagagggaggggggtggaCGAGGGACAGAGGGACATAGGCAGTGTAAAGCCTTGCCTGGCTTTACTTACTATTTTTGTAATTCTGTATGATTATTTCCATAGGCAGGGTTTTAAaagatgtttggggtttttttttctgtctgttcCCTTTCTGGCTTCAAGAGAAAACGcgaacaaagagcacaaacaaagccttccccacctccccccagatttgaaagtatccatAATCTAAGCACTTAGTGGGGGTCTCTTGTGCGGATTGCCTGATCTTTAGTAGGGCTGATCTGTTTCTGAAACCTTTCCGagattcttatggtcttatggtTTCCCTATGGTATGGATtgcttgatgtttaacaaggtgagACCTCCGTATGAACAGTCTAACGGTCTGAAcagtggattgcctgatgtgccATAAGATTTGATCTTTGTGTAAAACTTTCCCCACAGTCGAAACATTTATGGgatttctctcctgtgtgaattaTCTGATGTTTAGCAAGGTCTGATCTCCGTATGAAACTTCTCCCACAGattaagcacttatggggtctctctcttgtgtggattgcctgatgtctaacATTCTAAGTAAAGCAACTCCCTATTGTAACCGAAACTCTGTTTAATGTTAGGGCGGGGGGTTACCTTAAAAGTGTGACAGGACCCAGCTCCCCTCCTCGTGACTGGACCACCTGGCCAGTGGACTAGGATGAGCAACTGAGGCTGGTAATTATATTCCATCTGTTgaactctgtgtgtctgtgtgttaggccttggctacactggcactttacagcgctgcaactttcccactcaagggtgtgaaaaaacacccccctgagcgcagcaagttacagcgcggtaaagcaccagtgtaaacagggccCCAGTGCTGAGAGCgcagctaatccccacggggaggtgcagtacctgcagtgctgggagagctctctcccagccctgccgccgcaaccacactcgcacttcaaagcgctgccgcgggagcgctttggagtttcaagtgtagccaagcctttaGCTAGGAATAGAAACTGAATTACTTATCTTTTACTCCTATTAAGAATTCTCTGTAAACGTGGCATATTACCTTCTCCCTCAAACGGCACACAGGAGACAGGGCAGAAATGGGCAGGATTGTAGCCTtgatggaaggggtggagggggggtggagCTGGAGTCAGAGATAGGAGTCGAGCCCCATTCTGCATAATGGAAGGCTCCCCCCTGTGTGACGTATTAGACTGAGAGctcttttctctcttccctctctaGGACATCAGAGGCACCACGAACGGGCATGTGGCTCCTTCTCACCCCCTCTCACACTTCTTGAGACTGGGCAGGGGTTGGACACCAGGTGAAAGCCACGTCTCCCCAGGGCACCTCAGCACAGTGTGCGGCGCAGGGGTCCCATTTCCGCTACTTTCACTTTGTTCAAATTAACCTTGAGGTTCTCAGCCCATGAACAAAACAGTGGATTTTCCCATCCCGTGGGAaagattataagaacataagaacggccacactgggtcagaccaaaggtccaggtagcccagtgtcctgtcttctgacagtggccaatgccaggtgccccagaggcaatgaacagaacaggcaacgatgaaatgaacagaacaggtaatcgtcaatTATTAACTTGTTGTTacatccctgggggactggctgcctgtaGACACTGGGGATGTAACATGGGCCTTTCACTGCCAGCTCTCTGCTTATCATAGGTGCAGACTTTTATTTTTCACTCAGAGTGCTCcactcccactcagcccccagccccgccctctcTCCACCGCTTCCTACCCCTGATCCAACCCTTCCCCAGAAGCCCCCTCCCACCTGCggcttgctgctctctgccctcacccAAGCACTTTctccagctgccaaacagctgatcaatGGCCCCATCAAACAGCTGTAGCAGGTGGGTTCTGAGCACGtgctatttttttctgtgggggtTTGAGCTCCAGAGCACCCCTGGAGCTGCTTCCTCTTCTGCTTAGAATAACGGGATTGAGCAGTGACCAAGTATAAACAGGGATATACAATGAGTCTTAGCCCACGTACTGCTGTTAATGGGTCTAACAAGGCATGCTCTTGGGGGACACTACTGAGAGGATCaattcaggaaagagcagggcatTCACAGCCCAAGCCTACACccaaccagccaaacagagaggacttcccTTTCATCCCAGTGACTAACCAGAAGTCAAACAAACAATTCCCTCCAGATTCacagtatcaccaccagccccactcTATATGGGGATGAacagttatgaaaaccaataccccagtaaaaaaaaaaaagttacaagccCCATACCctggtcaatatacaagtcaaatcttacccacaaatcacgctgttgccaatcctttagaatctaaaacctaaagatttattcataaaaagaaagaaatatagatgagagttaaaattggttaactgGTATCAAATACAcacaacaattgcaaagttcttggttcaggcttatagcagtggtggaataaactgcaagctcaaattaagtctctggagtacaatcAAAACAGCtttggatgggtcgttcagtccgtTCCTCAGAGCTTCAGTAtctagcaaagttcctccagatgtCAGAAGCAGGACAGAAGATCAAAATataggggtttccagggcctttcatATCCTCTGCCAGGTGGATGGAAATGCCTTTGTTCTTACTgcggaaaatcacagcagcaaaatggagtttggattCACATGGGTGAGTCAcaggtccatgcatgactcagtttgctggtagagcagccattgctcacatgctaccttgaacattcccaggaaggctcctcagaagtggattggagtctcccaagaTCCGCTGTCAGCTAAGTGTTTCTTGATCTGGCACCTACTCAGAagagtcctttctcaagaagctgaccaaatgcttcactgatgctacttaaAATCAGACACATTGAGAAACAAGCAGATAGCcactattcataacttcaaatacaaaaacgatacacacatacaggcagcataaccataaccagcaaattacaaccttttcatggacaccttacttgaccttcTTTGTATAATATTTGGTGCAGCtctaggaccttggttgcaacaatgatctaaaCGGTCACAGTTCATTTCAGTAACATCACAATAGGCAAATCGGTAAGGCCTAAATTTTAAACAATGGCCTAATTCTGTATGTCTTGAAATACCTCTTCAAAATACGGGACTCCAGGGCACATGTTCCAGCTGCATCCACAGCAGGAACTGGAGTCAGTGGGCGCTGCAGGTGCCCAGCCCCTTGGAGAACCAGCCCCTCAGCACTTAGGTCAGCACCCAAATTAGGACCCTAAATCAAAAGAGATTCTTGACATTTGGATCCAGCCCCTCAGTGTGCTCTGGCTCCTGGGCCGGCTAGAACGGCTGtttgtgcctcctccccagcagctgcaggcacagggAGCACCCCTGGGAGGGGcgggagggagtggggttggggcagggacaggctggaggagggaggggtggaaaggactagaggggtgtggccaggaaGAAGCTGCATCTCTTACATTCTGCACCCTGGCAAAGCCCCTTAGGACCATTAAAGCTGCGATGCGGCTCTAGCTGGAGCTCAGGACTTGCCTGGCTGCTGCTAAGGTCTGCACTGGCCCTTGCAGTCACTGAATAGGGGGCCTACTGAACCACcccgctctctgcctcagtttccccatctctacaatGCCTGTGTGTCTCTTGGCATTACAGTCTTTGGAGGACGAGGGCCTCACGGTGCTGAGCTCTGAGCAGACGCTGAGCAAGTAGCCCCAGAAAGCGAATGAGTCAGtgtcctgatcctgaaaagtctcagtttactgagaaaggggcagAGCACAAAAATGTCACCCCAGCTGTCTGACTGAATGTCTCTCAGTAACCAGCTGCACACAGTCCATCCGACAGCCAGGGCAGAGTAATGACAGGTACGATATGAACCATTTACGGGCTCACAGACAATTTTAACAGTTCTAAAGCTTCAATATTTTTGACTCTCAGTGTCCAGTGTCATTAAATAGTTCCAGTCTGACCAAAATATTGTCtgatccccccataatttcccacaaccgtGAACATTTTAATTGGAatgaaatgcttaaaacccagattgttgtgcagctgtgaaagtttaaatcgataaatataaaaattgcttaaaaaaaagattatctgtcaaaattatatattataaacaaaaTTCTGCCCAGCCTATCACTCCTTAGACACccagctgcttctcctccagGTTCAGCCTCACAGGGggatgcctcagtgaccctccccaccagctcaGGGGCTGATTGCAGGACCAGAGTCCTAGTGATACATTAGGGGTTTTAATTAGAGGCTAATTTCACTGAAAGTTACCTGGCACACATgtgattgtacatttttacactaaAGCCTCCAGGGATTAAATTGGTTGGGTCCTTCCCTCTCTGCAAACAGCCTGAGTCATTTTCTGGCAAGGaaacacccccttgctgctgcaggtggggcATAGTGTGAATTCAGGAAATTGAAAACTAACCCTGATCCgctgcccagagggagccatggctgcagagaaccccatggaaagtctccaggaggaagcgacatgtcccgtctgtctggagtatttcacagaacctgtcactctggagtgtgggcacaatttctgccgagcctgcatcagccagtgctgggagggatccgataTATCCTGCCCTCGGTGCggagaaactgtgcaacagagaaacctcaggcccaacaggcaacTGGCAAATGTCGTAAAAATCACCAAGCAGTTGAATTTACAGGCGgcaaaaggagcaggaggggacggggtgtgtgagagacaccaggaggctctgaaactgttctgtgaagaggatcaaacccccatctgtgtggtgtgtgacagatcccgggctcaccgcgctcacacggtggttcccatcgaggaggctgcccaggagtacaaggtagggaattgctgtcaaATTTAATGGGTTAACTTTTGGGTTTTAATGACAGGCTAATTTCACTGAGAGTTCCCTGTCACGGGTGTGACtcatcattcagctctgtaaagtcTTCATTGTACGGGAGATGCTGTAACAAAATTAATGATCTGGCAATGTGGCAACAGAGGCAAAATATCAAATCTTGAAAGCAGGATCTACCCCCCGCCCCAGAAGCGCTACTCACTCcatatccctcccctccattgctctcccccaccctcactcatggTCACCGGTCTGTATCAGGAGGTTGGGATTCAGGTGgcggtgcgggctctgggctggggccgagggatttgcagtctgggagggggctctggtctgagcctggggcagggggatggggagcaggtgagggcacagggtgctggctctgggaggagggtcagggctggagtagggggttgggaggcaggagggggtgagggaagctggctccagctgggcagcactgacttacctcaggtggctcccggtcagtagtgcagcggggctaacgcaggctccctgcctgtcctaaccctgcgccactcctggaaggggccaatgtgcccctgtggcccctggaggggagcatgtggctacacacgctgcccctctctgcaggaaccactcccgcagctcccattggccacagttttccatttctggccaataggagctgcgggggcggtgcttgcaggcaggagccacATGAAGAgaaccctgccctcaccccaggctgcaggggcaggctggccccttctgggagtgcCTCACAGCTTCCAGAGTTTGCGATCAACTGGGAGAATCTCCAGGATCAACTAGTTGATTGCAATCGACTGGTAGGTTACCACTGGTCTAgctagacaaaaggtgggaagggaaactgaggcacaaagcgggGCAGCGAGTTGCACACAGTCACCGAgcatgtcagtgacagagcttagCATAGAACCCAGATTTTCCCAGACCCAGTCCACGACCCGAACCACTTTGCCATGCTGACATCTTAGCATCAGCCCCACCCAGTGATGAATTGTGTCCGTTAGGAGGGAGAGACGCCTTGATAAAGGTCCCAAacccagcagggagaggaggtttctcactggggcctggtccacactaggactttaatttgaatttagcagcgttaattcgaattaaccgcgcacccgtccacaccaggaagccatttaattcgacctagagggctctttagttcgaattcggtactccaccccgacgaggggagtagtgctaaattcgacatggctatgtcgaattaggctagatgtggatgcaaatcgaacttagtagctccgggagctatcccacagtgcaccactgtgttgacggtctggacagcagtccgagctcagatgttctgatcagccatacaggaaaagccccgggaaaatttgaattccttttcctgtctggccagtttgaatctcatttcctgtttggacatcatggcgagctcagcagcacaggcagcgatgcagagctctccagcagaggtgtccatgcaatctcagagtagaaagagggccccagcatggactgaccgggaagtcttggatctgatcgctgtgtggggcgatgagtctgtgctttcggagctgcgctccaaaaaacggaatgcaaagacctacgagaaggtctccaaagccatggcactcagaggatacagccgggatgcaatgcagtgccacgtgaaaatcaaggacctgagacaaggctaccaaaaaatcaaagcggcaaacggacgctctggagccgagccccagacatgccgcttctacgaggcactgcatgccattctcggtgggtctgccaccactgccccaccagtgaccgtggactctgaggatgggatactgtcgacgggcagttcctcggcaatgttcgccgatggggaagatgaggaagggtttgtggaggacgaggcaggcgacagcgcttacaatactgctttccccgacagccaggatctcttcatcaccctcacagagatcccctaccaaccctccctggccgttaccccggactctgaatcaggggaaggatcagtctgtaagtgtTATAAAcaagtaaacatttattttttaaaaaacaggaatgaaaactatatgaaaagaaggtcaatgcaaatGGGGATAGAACAAAAGTCCTCTTGGGAcatttccacgaagctctcggagaggtaatcgaaaagcctcctaATGAGGTTCCtgggaagaggtgccttatttggtgctccgtggaagcacactcttccgcgccaggccatcctgaggtacagtgggagcattgcctcgaccagcatggcagcatatggccctggtctgtgcagggattcacgcatcatgcgctctctgtttctcctggtgacccgcctcagggtgatctcgctcggcgactgctgcatctaattaggggaattagtgtaatgttactgttgtgaatgcttgacttttcctttgcataacaatgaccgtcgtttaacagccacgtgttggaggcagcagaggaaaagcatacagggatctttcccggggacagccgcgaggggctggaacatggtcagactttatgctttccagattgcctgcagcgggagggcactgctatccattaactgttaagcagcctaaagtttaaggcttaccaggcctggctgctacacggattctggtGTCCTGcaccgcttgtccgatctccagtgcaaggccccaggcaatgaaagcgaatgccgaaaattcgagcttgtcctgagagcacatgagattaggttccctgtatggtcttgttcacagaaactgagtagactgtgttcaatgttcgcaaacatgtatctttgcaaggaaatcacttcctttttcacatcacacagctgcggctctttcccgaactgcccctgcatccccctcacagaggctggcgcagattaggcggcgaaaaaaaaagactcaggacgagatgttcgctgaactgatgtcctgctcaagagccgaggcggcccagcagagccagtggagggagaccctctctcagcagcagcgctcacacagcgaacgggaggacaggtggcggcaggaagaccagcaggcgactcaaacgctgcttggactaatgagggagcaaacggacacgctccggcgccttgtggatgttctgcaggaccgcaggcaggagcagagagcccccctgaactgtatctgcaaccgccctcccccgccacaaagtcctgtccccccctcacccaaaatcacaagaaggaggggcgctaggggccgtgaaaactgtcactccaccccagcagagcgctcatgtaccaaacagctctcattccctaaagtatgagaattgcttcccttcctggctaaCCCGATCCCAAaccccagtttca
The sequence above is a segment of the Mauremys mutica isolate MM-2020 ecotype Southern chromosome 12, ASM2049712v1, whole genome shotgun sequence genome. Coding sequences within it:
- the LOC123346628 gene encoding zinc finger protein RFP-like; translation: LQEEATCPVCLEYFTEPVTLECGHNFCRACISQCWEGSDISCPRCGETVQQRNLRPNRQLANVVKITKQLNLQAAKGAGGDGVCERHQEALKLFCEEDQTPICVVCDRSRAHRAHTVVPIEEAAQEYKERIQAHLKTLREEREKLLGLKTTGERNCREYLKQTQTERQKIVSVFHQLRQFLEEQERLLLAQLEKLDKEIVRIQNKNVSKVSKQISRLSELISEMEGKCQKPASEFLQDVRTTLSRSHVGYKSL